The following DNA comes from Cryptococcus deuterogattii R265 chromosome 2, complete sequence.
ATTGTCACATATTCCTGTGGCCACTTAGTGAGTGACATGCAAATGTGAGTAAACCTGTTTCAAACATAACTCACATGAGAGAAGTCACAGGTCCAAACTTTAGCTTCTTCATGACCATCACCCAAATCCACCTCAACTTCCAGATCCTCCTCCGCTAGAATCACGCTGGCGCGGCCTTCATCTATATTGGCTTCAGGCTCACCATTGTTAAGCAAGCGAAGGGGCGTGGAGTCGGGAATATTAGCAGAGGGAATAAAAGAGACAGAGACCCGGTTAGGAATGATTGCTTGCGCAGTAGGAGTATAACCGCTGCATCCATAATCAGCAAAGGTCCTGTCTGCAGTGCACTTACACAGCACAGAGAATACGACCCCAATTGGCATCTATTATATTGTATAACATTAGCACTGTCTTGATCATATGATAatctcaccttctccatacATAGCCGTCTTGAACAAAGATGAATTCGCGATGCTCTTGGCGACAGCTTGGGCAGTCTCGTACGAAGGAGCGTTCTGATGAGACAACGATTGCTGAGCCTCCTTTCCCAGATACTTTTCAGGCAACTCACCTTGACGCGAATGGTTACGAATTTAGTCGCGCCTTCACCGTCCCTAACGACCAGCTGAGCCAGCTCCTCAGCAAAAGACCTCAGCTCTTCTCTGAAAACCTTGTACTCTTCGGGATTTCCATCTTCAGTGATTTCCTCCATAGCTTCAGCTGTCTCACGACCCTGGGCGTCAAGTTTACCAGCTGCCCCGTTGGCAAGACAGATGATTGAATCATTAGTACTCATATCACCGTCAACAgtgatgttgttgaagCTTCTGTCGACAGCATAATTTAGCGCAGACTGCAAAGCGGAAGGGCTAATGGCAGCATCGGTAGCAATCACACCAAGTAAGGTAGCATGAGGTGGTTGCGGCGGTCCCATGGAGGGAGCGATCATACCGGCTCCTTTATCGATACCGGCTATGCGCACCAGGCGTTCACCAAGCTTAAATGACTTGGCGCGCAATTTAGGGAATGTGTCAGTGGTCATGAACGCCTTGGAAAGGTCGAGCCACGATTTGGGCGAATCGTCAAGGGATCGCACAAGTTCAGGGATCTTGGAAACAATTGACGATatgggaagatgttgaCCAATGACGCCTGTAGACATCACCAATGTCCCTATTCCAGGCTGACCAGGCGGGAGCTGGGAAGTTACAGTATTGGACATCTCCCAGGCATCTTCGAGTCCTTTCTTGCCGGTGACCGCATTAGCACAACCGGAATTGACAATAAAGCCCCTAGCTCGTCCACCGCCGGATTGCAAAAGCTCAGTAGTCACTGTCACTGGCGCGGCTTTGAACACATTCCTTGTCAAACAGGCCGCCGCAGATGCAGGCTTATCTGTGGTAGAAACAAGTATACCGAGGTCAAGGGCCCCTGCCTTCTTTTTGACGGAAGCATGGGTCGAAGCCACAGCATAGCCTAAGGGGAGTACTTCCGGGGAGTATGAGTGGATATGATGTTCTTTGGAGGGCGGGGATTTGGTGGCTGCTGTAGATGCGGCGCGAGCCAAGGAGGGGATGGCTCTTGCCATGGCTGACGGGGCTGGGATACTCAGGGGCATTTGTGTGCAgtagaaagaaaagagttgACGTCAGAGACAGTCGAGCGCCCTCATAAAGAGAATAATTATGTTCCTCGAGTCGGTTTACGCGTGACTTAATTAGTTATCACTCATACTATTAttattgctgctgctgctgccgccgtCTTGATGGATATCCCCTCTTTAACTCCGAATTTCCCCTCACTTTTCTCCTTTATTCTCATGCATGACCCTCATAACCTCCTAGTAAACAACCATTCTTAGGCTGGAAAATATTAGCTCTACATATCTTtactctttccatccatgcATGTATTAAGCATGATTGTGAAAGGCGTCTTTCTCAAACGACCAAAAAAGGTGGTCCGCCGGCGCCGACCACCGCCGCTGCCTGACCTGACGTGTAATTGTCGTTATCAGCATCGGCCGCGGGCCGCCGCCAcacgacgacgacgacgcagcagcagcagcatcgTCATTTCATGcatgatgttgatgattgATTGATCTCTGCAACCTCGAGCGCGGATGATGTGCAGAAGGCGATGGTGGTGATTGACATGTCACCACGCACTAATATCAAATACTAACAATACTCGATGAGCCAGCCGCTTTCTTGGGTCTGATATGTTTACCCTGCTGGCTGCAATAGCCGTATACATAGTTCTACAACTTCTGTATTCTCTTCGTGCTATAACCTTCTTCGTGCTGGCCTCCTCGCTATAACCCATAAAATGCACTAACTGTTTTTCTGATTCCGAAACGCACCCATCCCGACGACTCCCCTCTGCAATCACTCTGCACCTAAACCCCCATAATGGTCGCTCGGCGCATCCTTGAGGCTGACCTCCTGCAACTGTCCATACGCAGCGAGTCACTCGTATCAACCATGATCACCAACTTCCTCTGGTgtctccttccttgccagTTACCTTCCTCGAGCTTGACGACCACTCAAACCAAATGGCAGTAATCACCATAACTCGGG
Coding sequences within:
- a CDS encoding arginine biosynthesis ArgJ mitochondrial, translating into MARAIPSLARAASTAATKSPPSKEHHIHSYSPEVLPLGYAVASTHASVKKKAGALDLGILVSTTDKPASAAACLTRNVFKAAPVTVTTELLQSGGGRARGFIVNSGCANAVTGKKGLEDAWEMSNTVTSQLPPGQPGIGTLVMSTGVIGQHLPISSIVSKIPELVRSLDDSPKSWLDLSKAFMTTDTFPKLRAKSFKLGERLVRIAGIDKGAGMIAPSMGPPQPPHATLLGVIATDAAISPSALQSALNYAVDRSFNNITVDGDMSTNDSIICLANGAAGKLDAQGRETAEAMEEITEDGNPEEYKVFREELRSFAEELAQLVVRDGEGATKFVTIRVKNAPSYETAQAVAKSIANSSLFKTAMYGEDANWGRILCAVGYTPTAQAIIPNRVSVSFIPSANIPDSTPLRLLNNGEPEANIDEGRASVILAEEDLEVEVDLGDGHEEAKVWTCDFSHEYVTINGSVSNQVELPHGPAQQ